In Papaver somniferum cultivar HN1 chromosome 9, ASM357369v1, whole genome shotgun sequence, the genomic stretch ACGCTATGTTGGCacttaacgaggaaacaacggaAGACGCCATGGACTCAGAAGGAAACACGATATCATCAGGAGAAGAAGAGACACGACAGAAGAGGTACGCCCGCGAGGACGACGAAGGAGATCGACGAAGGAGACAACGAAGAGAAAGCAGTGAAGAAAGAAATCTGAGAAGGATGTGGGAGGAAATGAGATGGGAAGATCAAAGATGAAGGTATGAGGAAGAAAGGAGAAACGAGGACGAAATGAGGCGAGATGAGGAAAGACAACACGATGTAAACCGGAGACACGAGGAAGCAATCAGACATGGGGAGGGAAGGTTTAGCGTGATGAGAGGCGACCATCATGAAGGAAATGGAGGAAACCTGAACCAAGAGGTCCTGAATGAGCTACGAGATATGTGGATGCTGATAAACAATTCGCGAAGAGGTGGCATGGTGTAGCTGGCAGAGGCGATAAAGGAGGCAGATAAATCTCCATTCACGTACGAGATAATATATGCGGACATTCCTGAGAAGTGCGTGCTACCGACATTTTCAAGCATATTCAGTGGATCGGAAAgtgctgtgcagcacttgaaaCAGTATACTTTATCATTGATGCAGTGGGGACGAAACGAAGCGGTACTCTGTAAGTATTTCTCGGCGAGCTTGACAGGCGAAGCATTGGCATGGTTCGACGGGCTACCAGAAAGGTCAATTTCGTCATTCAAATACCTGCAGAGAATATTCCTAACAACGTACATAAGTAACAACTTTCTGAAGCCAGGAATCGAGACCTTGTTCAACCTAAAGCGAAGACCAACAGAAAGTTTGCGAGGACTAGTGACGAGATGGAGGACAGTGTGTAGCGAACTCGCGGGACGAGTTGACGAGAAATTTTTTATCCTAGCCTTCGTGAATGCCTTATTCCCGACCGACCTGTTGTACACCCAAATATTCATAATCCGGAACTCCTTGACAATGAATGAATTAAGGGAGTACCAAGAGGAATATATAGCGTTAGAAGAGAAGCAGAGGCAAGTCAGCAAAGTAACACCAATTCCAGCAAAGGAAGGAAATTCAAGGATATTACCAAGAACAATACATGTCGTGGAGGATGATCCGAAATATGAGAAAGGGAACCTTCAACCCCGGTTCCGGCGAAACTTGTAGCTGTGTCAAGCGGAGATCAAGAGTGAATCGATCACCAGAGGTATGAGGAGTCAAGACGAAGGAATTATGAGCCACGAATCCATAGCACAGGATATCAGCACAGAAGCAATCAAGGACCTAGGTTTGGAGAGAGAAGACAAAATGCACCGGCCTTTGAGGATGTAAAACTTCCAAGACTCAATACCACTGTGGAGAAGGTATGAGAAGcgattgttgggaaaattggcaccccgagcgcagcgAAAAACAGGATCACAAAGGGAAATTTATGATTTGGACCAAACGTGGgagaaaagaataagaaagagacataagataaagaagcacatacaaccacaacacaagatatacgtggttcacctttacaggctacatccacggccaacaccaccagaaaacttGCAtgaaatcaaagaccattacatgctctttccgcaacccaagacaagacccaagagttaacaagacatacccgagaacaccattgaagaaaccatagaaaccaactctctaaccattcttcaaaccagcctcatgtcttctcttctacgcCGTATTCATAGATGCTACTaatagaggagaaacatggaaacactagaaacttggtttagggcaaagccctaaaccctaaacactagaacaccaaaatcctctctctacaagtatTTCTCTCACACCGATGTTAAcattcacggtagcacacgatcctccctaccaaaaagaccaaaatcctaagcacaaggatttaccactcttttaGGTTGTATTtctacaaacctacaattctagtcatacatatagagaacacaaacttggtcaccaagtattagtctccaactaggaagctaaactctttcctaaactctatcaatcctagattaggaaatccACCTCAATGTGGAAAAGGCCAAAACAGGAAATCCACTTATttcctaacaatctccacctcggatcatactTTCGAGCATGAGACGACCACAGaaaatcacctccatcttccaccaGAGTTATTCACCGTCTCTACATACCCGTAGAATTACTTTTGAATCTCAGACAtgaacttccatcttcatagaaccatctcttcgaCCAAAAACACCATGACATCgataaaagtcttcaaaccaCATTCTACCAAAATAACACTTGTGAAATTGATcatgtttcacaaacaccatgaaaatcttcaatcaccGTCAACaaatccttgcacagactccaccattgatcaccaagagaaccaTCCATAAGAATCATCATTAGCTCCACCTAGACAGTAAGCTAACAACATATTGAACTATTAATCCAAAAATGAATAATTAAGTTCAATGTCATACTCCAGCACATGTCATAATTACCGTATATCTGAAACAGACCATCAGATATCTCCACTGTGATTAACAGGCTTAATCTATTGAGCGATTCCCAATCCATCACCAACCTGACATACTTTTTACCACCAACATACTCGCTCAGAACATATACGGTGTGAACGCCCATATTACCGTCGTACATGCTTTCGAGATCGGACACATTCTTGATATTGCGTGCAAGCtatcaagaatactttaacatagacttaagaacataaatctataacatctcgtgcataacttcgaagcATTGATGaacttgcttctacatgagacttcacagccccatcctttcttcaaactttgtaactcattctttatagtgtatgattactaacactcTCCAAGAAGTATATATGCAacccatactacatcataaaaccaAACAAAGAACATACACTTCTACCAAGTTGCACCCTCCACGATTtgcaaatcacatcacaaatccatctttgtgtaaacaccggttgaaacattatcttcaaaacaTATTTCTTCACCCGTAAAATAAACCATCGTTCAATTCCAGGTTCAATCACTCCAGCCCGTCCTTGGCTCTGATCCCAATTGTTGGGAAAAATGGCACCCCGAGCACCACGGAAAACgggatcacaaagggcaattggtgatttggACCAAACGCGGGAGAAAAGAATAATAAAGAtacagaagataaagaagcacacacaaccacaacacaagatatatgtggttcacctttacaggctacatccacggccaccaccaccagaaaacTTGCATTAAATCAAAgcccattacatgctctttccgaaacccaagacaagacccaagagttaacaagacataccctagaacaccattgaagaaaccaaCTCTCTAACCATTCTTCAAACCAGCCTCATGTATTCTCTTCTATGCCGTATTCATAGCTGCtactaacagaggagaaacatggaaacactagaaacttggtttagggaaaagccctaaaccctaaacactagaataccaaaatcctctctctacaagtttttctctcacactgatattgaccttcacggcaacacacgatcctccctaccaaaaagaccaaaatcctaagcacaaggatttaccactcttttaGGTTGGATTTatacaaacctacaattctagtcatatatatagagaacacaaacttggtcaccaagtattagtctccaaCTAGGAAACTAAACTCTTTCCTAAACTCTATCAATCCTAAATTAGGAAATCCACCTCAATGTGGAAAAGGCCAAAATAGGAAATCCACTTATTCCCTAACAGCGATAGTACTGACAGAAGAGATTGTTCCCCCACCAAATCTGGGAAGAGAACCACCTTCGAGTACTAGGAGTCATGAATTTTGCAGGTATCATCGGTTTCACGGACATCATACGAATGACTGCCGAAACATCCGAAGGATTGTACTTCGTCTAGTGGAACAGGGGAAGCTCGCTCATTTTCTGGAGGGATATACAACCTCCCCCACCCCCACCTCGTGACAATCAACAGGTGTACCGAATCGAAATAGATCGGGGAACTCACGAACTGAATTGTAATTCGATAATACATTCATCCAAGAGCATTCAAAATTTCCATGATAATATACTCAAAAGAGTGCAGAGGGACTTCGAAGGGAATGAGATATTCAATGTGGCGAAGAAGGAGCCACTAGAAGAGTATAAAAAGAGGGAGATAAAATTCTCAGCAAAGGACATACCAGAGGAAGGAGCTTCGCACACAGAGCCATTGGTCATAACCTTAAATTTTGGGAAATACTCAAAGTGGGAGGATGACGAAGTCAAGAAAGAAAAAATTTGGGTAATAGACAGAATCCTGGTGGATACGGGGAGCTCGGTTGACATTCTCATTTATCATGAAATTAGAACCATGGGGTACAAGGATTCAGACCTTGTACCATCGACATATAATATATATGGGTTCAATGGGGTTGCATCAAAGCCGAAGGGAGAATTAGTCGTAAAGATTTTCGCGGGCGAGTTGGAAACAAAGGTTACTGTTTGTGTGATAGATATAGACTCACCTTATGACGCTCTCATAGGTCGGCCGTGGATACATGGGATAAAATAGGTTGCATCTACATATCATCATACCATACGGTTTCCCATGCCAAGCGCAATAggcgagatcaagggagatctaaAGGATGCGCGATATTGTATCAAAAAGGATATCCACAACTATGATGAAAAACTGAGGAGGAAGATAGAACAAAAAAGGCGGATATGCGAAGCAAAAAGAGCGGAACAATTGATGGTGTTCACCATTGGGATAAGCACGGAGCAGATTACAACGCATAAAAGCATGGAGGAGGCAGACAAGATGATGATTTTCAATGAGATGGATCGCGAGAAAACTCCGGAAAAGGAAGGCCATGTTGAGATAAAGCAAAGTGGAAAAATGAAGAAGGGAAAAATAGCTGAAGGGAGAAGCGAGAAAGAAACCCCCAGTGCGAAGGAAAAACGAACCCCGCAAGGCAGAGCAAAGGAAAACAACTCCAAGCGCAAGAAGGTATCAATACAAGAGGCTGAGAAAAGTGTTAAATTGCCCGGTCATTTCGGTAAGGAAAATGAGGCATGCGACGAAGACAAAGAGATGGAGCAATTAAAGGAGGAACTCTACCAAGAAAGACGAAAGAAGGAAGACTTGGTACGAGAACGAATAAGGCTAGAAAGGCAAAACGATAAGCTCTTTATTAAGAACAATcacctaaaaagaaaacaaacagaaCATAACACCCAAAGGGGAGAAAATGCTTCGGGAAAGAAATTGGCAACTGAAGGATGTCATGAGTATTGGCGAGATAGAAAGGGGCGAGGGGAACAAAATGAACGAGAAGATCTGAGAAGAGCAATAGAAAGCAGCGGGAGGGAGTTCAGGGAAAAGGAATATCGTATGCAACAATTGATGGTGAAAAGGAGAAAAGGCGCAACGAGCAATGACCCAGTGACAGGGAGAAAATCTGGAACGCGGGAAGAACTAGAAATGATGAACAAATGTGCGAGAAGTGAGCCATGTAAACCAGAAATAGCGGCATTATTTTCGTTGAAACAAAGGGGAAATGAAAGCTTGCGAAATATTGTGTCAAGGTGGGATACGCTTTGCAAATAACTAAGGGGAAGGCTATCAGAAGAAGATTTAGTACGATCGTTCATTTATGCACTGTCGGCCAGACACCCCTTATTTTCAACATTGTTCAAGATCAGGAACGaggtgaagatgaagaagttgaaaaGGTACCGGTCCGAGCACATCCTCCTAGAAGAAGAACGCTGATATCAAGGAAGAATCATAGAAACGAGAAAATGTACTTGTGAACTTATCATTTGGCAATGTATTATATTTACAAAATAATAGCAATAATATTGTGAAGTTTGATGAACCGATTCAAAGATACGAATTTTCATAAGACATTTGAAACAAAACAAACCCCAACACAGGCGAGTAAGACCTCAGATTAGGAGGCGAATAAGATCCACAGAATAAATGGTTACTAGGGAAACTTAaacccttcgcctaggaaggctgagaatccacgtcatgcaccctagttcacatgaaagtgcaagaggcaAGAATTAACGCATGTCGTGAAAAACTCTCAGAAAGGAagctaggggcaatgataagacctatccgttgagggtcccttttatgacgGCCTTCGGTAAGGAGTGCAGAGTATGagcaaggcgccgacgtattcggttgagctgcgagTGCCTgagacgtctggagcgttaccggccatgaccttatggcaagtcttggctacaatgcactcgatcccaaagaaacctcacttagggcgTGACTTCGTAACCTCAAGCCATATTGGCGAAGGGGATAAggagtcacgaaaacaactgaatgtcgtaataatTGGATGGggggagaccaacatgcatgttagggttaacctccttgaagggacaatcagggggaatataaagggatggcaccaTCCAGATTAGGGAGTTGTGTGATCAaaaaagacgacaatgtcatggggataaCATTCATGGGAATGGCTAGGCCTGTCGCATTGTCGCGAAATGGGGTTCATAATAAATGTTAAGACGAGGTAGATGGATTATTATTTGAAAGAATAATAAGCGCCTGACACTTCGTCGAATTAAGATCCTTCAAAAAGGATGAGGCAccataagaccttaattaggaggcacaCTAAGACCTTGGAAAGCAACACATGAATGAGTAACACTAGAACGATATATAAAGCAAAATTACCATGAAATGAGTACAAAGACAAAGGCAGGCAAAGGTCAATGGAGAAGGGTTAAGCGGCAAAGGTAAGGACAACATGAGAAGCGTgggaaaaaaattaaagaaagaatACACAATGAGGCAAGTAACAAGGTTCAAATCTTGTGCGCGAAGTCAAATTAGCCAGATACCAACCTTTCATCTCATACCTTGGAAatacacaaaagaataagaggtaagtatatactttaaattttgttattcttttgagtATTCCCTCGGCGAGTATATACTTGGCGAAATGAAAAATcttgatattgaaataatcaataaaagTATTAAGAATATATGAAAGGAGTCAAAGTGTTTTTCctcccaagcttgggagcgcccagatAAAGAAATTGTTATAATAACTAAAGTTGAAAACATGAGAAGAGGGAAACTAAGATTGTTGCTGAAGAGGAACGCCATCAGTGGCAGCTGCCCCAGGGATTTCACCACCAGCCCGGTCAAGACCAGCACCAGTATCTGCATCAAGATTTTAAGGTTATCCTAGAGAACTCGTGGAAGCAAAGGCATCCTTGACTCTTCCTCCTCGCCACCTTCAACAAGCCTTTTTTCTCCACCTGAGATAATTCCACGATTGACTGGTTGCTCGTCGTCAGAAAAGACTTCCAGAGCAAAACTAGGATGAGGAATGCCTTGCTCGTCACAGTAGTTGTTGAGGAGAGAGACCAGGTGGTTCTGGGTATTCTTGCGAGCTAACTTCGCTACTATCTTCTATCATCTCGTCGATATAAACATTCAAATCCTTAACCTCATCTTTGAGACAAGAAACCTCTTTGCGAGACTCGTCATTTTCATGAGAAAGACGAAGAACTTGATTCTTGTAACGCTCTTCGGACTCtgcaagaacaaaatgaaactttatcAGAAAACGGAAATTTGACATAACCAGTAGTATCTTGCATTACACCTAAAGCTACCTTCCATCTGTAAGATAGTGGTGTTTAAGGTCTCTTGGATATCGGAATACAAATGGTCCAACTTGGAGATTGCTAGATCTGACTCTTGGAGTTGAACGCATAGCTCGTGATATGCATTATCCCATCCTTTACCATGACCAGACTTTGAAGTATCTTTGCTGGGTTGAATGACGAGAGCACCCTTGTTCTTGCGAagatatgcaaacttggtttggGAGGAAGATTTAACAGACTTCGAGTGTAAGGAGTTATCCAGCTGAGCCTGAAGAAATTCCACCTTTTTCTTCAGACAATCAATCTTCTCGTTTAAGTCAGCTACTTTGTTGCGAGATTTACGAAGATCAACCGCAACCTGATTTTTCCTACTGATTACGCGCTCGTTATCTTCCTCCAGCCTCTTATAAGCTGATAACGACGAGGAATGAAGATTCCTCGAAGTAGTAAGGGAATTGTTAACCCGCTGGAGTTCTAGCCTAAGGCACTCGTTCTCGTTGTGTAAATGAAGATTCAGCTCTTCGTTACGAGAACAATCGATAGACAGGCGGTCCACTTGCGAGAAAAGGGTCTCGACCTTCTCATTCAAAATTGCGTTCTCAGACACATAACAATCATTCTGGGTCGCGAGGTTCAGATTCTCGTCACGAATATCTTCCAGCGAGGCAGACGCTTCAGAAGCATCCATTTTTCGTTGCATGCAGCAAGCTTGACGAAAtacgaaataagaaaataacagaaGTAACAACAAATGCAAGGAATTGATCTGCAAGGGGAGGGAACTTACTTTGAAGCTTATCCATCTTCTTATCTTGCTTGTTGGAATACTCATTCTCTTCTTTAATCTCCTTCGACAAAGCCTTGATATGAGCCTCATCCTTCTACTCCTTCTCGCGAACGAGTCTAATCTCCACAAGGCTGGCCATGTGACGATTAACCTCCTGTGAAATAAAAATCGAAACTTAGAAATAAATCTCGGAATGAGGAGAAGGAACACTGAAGGAGTGTGGAAGGCTCACCAAGTTCATTAAAGCAGAATGTTGTTGGAGGGACAAATTCATAGAAGCGTTCAACAGTGCAGATGCATCTTGGGAAAGGAAGTCATCAGCACTAAAAGTCACCAGAGATTCAAGAGCACGAGATCTCACGGCTAGATCTTCGCGAGCCTTGTGGTAAATATCTTGCAGAAACTTCATGTCAGGATCATAAAGGGGATTGGACATCGTAGACGAGACCCTTTGCTTACCCTTCTCACGAGGGGAAGTCTTTTCAGGGGATTCCTCAACATGAACCACCAAAGGAGGATGAATAGGAGAATCATtaatcttggaagaagaagttgaatGAGGCAGAGGAGGTTGATGCTTGAGAGGAGTAGGTTGACTTGGAACAGTAACAGAGCTCCTAACTGCGGTCAAAGCAGCCAAATCCAAGACCCTGCGTCCCTTTTAGGATCGCCAGAAGAAGGAACATGTGGAGCAACGGTCTGCGAAATAGCAAGTTCAGTAAAGTCAATAAATTAAGGGTCAAAGTATAAGAGATGATAATTTGGACGAAGTCAAGATACCTGAGCAGGAGAAGGAGGCGGAGTAGGATGATCACACCTTTTTCGTCCTTTAGATAACTCAGAAGAAGGTTGCTTGGCAAGGGGAACGTTATCCTGCGAGGAGTAAAGGGTTAGAATTTAAGGTTATCACGCCTAAAAGAAATTAACGGGCGAGGTGGCTACCTGTTTTAaaacagaagattcaacagtaACATCTTCTCCTTTCGATCTTTGAGAAGACCAGCGGCAGGCATTTCGTACTAAATAAAAGAGGAAGAGGGGTAAGAGAACCAACACAGCCCAGAACAAAAGAAAGACCTAAGAGATATGATAATACCTCAGCTGGCACGGACCATCGAAGCTTCCAAGGATCGCATCCCGCGAGATAACAATGTTGGGGAAGAGGACCCTCACGAGGAACTTCATTCTCATCGACACCCCAAATGAAGGAGCCCCCAACTACCATAGGAAACATCGTCCAGTCATCATCGCAAGAAAGGCGAAGTTGGTCATTTCGCCCAAGCTTGAAGGGATCCAGGTCTAACAGAAAGGCTTTGGAGGGAGCAGAAATGGCATTCCGAAGGAGATCGATGCCCCACTCCTGGTACTTCCTCTCGATGGTAAATCTAGCCGAATAGTTAGCCACGAAAGAATCCACATTGTAATCGCGGGATTCATACTTCTCAACTCCTGAAGAAGCTTGCGAAGTGCCGCCCTCGGAGCGAGTACAAAACTCATTAGAGATACGAATTGCATTACCAGAAAGTTGGAAAACCCCGCACTGAAGCTTATTCAGAATCTCCAGGAAGATAGGGTTAGAAGGGTTGTAGAGCGGGAAAGATAACCCAGCTCTCAATTGACCAGCAGTAACAatcatcttgtctgaagaccaaGTATCAGACTGAATCCATCTATAGTTCAGCTCCATGTCTTGAGTTGCATAAATAGGAGGAGATACAGAAGAATCGACGGCAGGGGTTAAAGTTAGACCCATCTTTTGAAAATCTGCCTGGAGTTCCTCAAGGGTTTTGAGGGTGACATACAttgaaacaatttttgaagccaTGACGATGAAGGAAAAATGAGAAAAGTAAGAGAAAAGAGGAGTAACAATGAGGGTAGGAGCAGGAGAAGGAGAAGTAATAACTTGAGTTCACGGaagagagaaggaagaagaaatccAAACTAGGGTTAAAGAAAGATATTTATAGCAAGTGGAGGATTACCGGTAGATCAAGTTGTCGACACGTTCGAGGAAACTCGAGTGGTAATAGCCGGTTACCAGGAGAACGTGGTCACGTGGAGGCAAGAAGGTGGAGAACGTGGCGGCCAAGGAATATCAACTGGTTCTTATTTCATTCTCATAAGTTTCGAAcgaaataagaaaaggcaaaatgtaggtaCACAAAATAGGTTCCCCACGTGGCCGCACAGGAAGGCACGAAATGGGACTGAAGAATCTCACTTAAATATCTCGGTcaatgacttgtcaaatcaaatgtcagaattacctcGCCACTAACTAATAACACAAAGCACGAAGCATCCTAAAAACGAAGTACCTCGTATAAGAAATCTAAACTGCGACTAATCAGTTGGAGTACCCGGCAAGACACCAACCACGAAATAAAGATGGACGAAGTAAGGTTACTTGGATAGAAAGATAACTTGTGAAGTAACAAAATTAtagagcaagaaaagagacagctgtCCCGACAAACACCCAAAGTTGTCAGCGAAGGAAAGGGGAAAACTTCATGGAAAGTGATCTGAgcgaagtataaagcatctcCACGAGATCTAGGCGAAGAAAAATGAGTTGTACACCATTAGGGttgcttggtctataaataggggtccttggGCAATGTATGGGAGGTCAGATTCTTTGGGAGGAAGAGAGCTTGGCTTTAAgtgagagattagggtttccttgtactcAATAACTTGTATCTTTCACTACTTGGAgtggttaatcaataaagaatttcttatccaaaatctttatcatgtcttagatatgtttcttttcttacttgggtgtgctactggatttccagtagttacacgGTGCATGGTGCAAAGATGAAGCTGTATCTAGAAGAAACAAGCATCAGTTAATAGAAACGGAAGAACAAAAAAgtatagaagaaacaacattaacTATGGATACAAGCTTCGGCGTATACCTAGTTTAGAAAAATGTATACTTCTTCAAGCTCATACCATATCACATGCCTTGCATAAGTGACATATAAAGCATGTATAAAATCCCAAGCGTCAACAACGCGGGCAACCAAAGAGTACCTCCCATCCCAAAAATAATACCAAGCGTCAGCCTGGCAACCCAAGCTGAACTGCTGGAGTTGCAATTCATACATGGCGCCCCTGTTATTTACTGTCTTAGAATGTAATACTCATATAATTG encodes the following:
- the LOC113311749 gene encoding histone-lysine N-methyltransferase, H3 lysine-79 specific-like; this translates as MEEADKMMIFNEMDREKTPEKEGHVEIKQSGKMKKGKIAEGRSEKETPSAKEKRTPQGRAKENNSKRKKVSIQEAEKSVKLPGHFGKENEACDEDKEMEQLKEELYQERRKKEDLVRERIRLERQNDKLFIKNNHLKRKQTEHNTQRGENASGKKLATEGCHEYWRDRKGRGEQNEREDLRRAIESSGREFREKEYRMQQLMVKRRKGATSNDPVTGRKSGTREELEMMNKCARSEPCKPEIAALFSLKQRGNESLRNIVSRWDTLCK